A single genomic interval of Ammospiza nelsoni isolate bAmmNel1 chromosome 25, bAmmNel1.pri, whole genome shotgun sequence harbors:
- the RSPO1 gene encoding R-spondin-1 gives MQLGLLVVVFFLSSMDPTGSSKVVKGKRQRRISTELSQGCARGCDLCSEFNGCLRCSPKLFILLERNDIRQIGICLPSCPLGYFGLRNTDMNKCIKCKIENCESCFSRNFCTKCKEGLYLHKGRCYVTCPEGYAAANGTMECSSPAQCEMSEWGPWGPCSKKRKLCGFKKGNEDRTRRILQAPSGDVSLCPATTEVRRCTVQKSQCPEGKRKKKEEQGKQDNGNRNRKDTKDTKSGTKKRKNKQRGATVPATAASPAQ, from the exons ATGCAGCTTGGACTGCTTGTGGTGGTGTTTTTTCTGAGCTCCATGGATCCAACAGGCAGCAGCAAGGTGGTGAAGGGCAAGAGGCAAAGACGAA tcagcacagagctgagccagggctgtgccaggggctgtgacCTGTGCTCCGAGTTCAACGGGTGCCTGAGGTGCTCCCCCAAACTCTTCATCCTCCTGGAGCGCAACGACATCCGGCAGATCGGGATTTGCctgccctcctgtcccctgggcTACTTCGGCCTTCGCAACACGGACATGAACAAGTGCATCA aaTGCAAAATTGAGAACTGTGAGTCGTGTTTCAGTCGAAACTTTTGCACAAAATGTAAGGAAGGTTTGTATTTGCACAAAGGGAGATGTTACGTGACGTGCCCCGAAGGCTACGCTGCTGCCAACGGCACCATGGAGTGCAGCAGTCCTG CACAATGTGAAATGAGTGAGTGGGGTCCGTGGGGCCCTTGCTCCAAGAAAAGGAAGCTCTGTGGCTTCAAGAAGGGCAATGAGGACCGGACCCGGCGGATCCTGCAGGCGCCCTCTGGGGACGTGTCCCTGTGCCCGGCCACCACGGAGGTGCGGCGCTGCACGGTGCAGAAGAGCCAGTGCCCCGAag ggaaaaggaagaaaaaggaagagcaaGGAAAGCAAGATAATGGGAACAGAAATAGGAAAGACACCAAAGACACAAAGTCTGGCACCAAGAAGAGGAAGAACAAACAGAGAGGGGCCACGGTGCCCGCgacggccgccagccctgcccagtAG